TGAAGTCATTTATAAAAGACCCATACAAAGAGGAGATCTTAGTTTAGCTTTAAAAGAAAATCCTGACATCATAGGCATTATCGATGGAGTATTTCATCAAAATTCTGCAGTTGGGCATAAAGAAATTCTTAAAGCGATAAATGAAGGCATCAAAGTATATGGCGCATCAAGTATGGGTGCACTTAGAGCGTCTGAACTGGACAGCCTAGGAATGACAGGAATTGGATATTGCTACAAACAATACGCAACTAGAGAAATTGAATCAGATGATGATGTGGCCGTCATGCTTGACAGTGAAACATTAGAACCTCTTTCAATACCTCTAATTAGTATGAAATATGTGTTTACTAATGCTGTTGATAAAAACATCATCAGTGAAACTGAAAAAGAGGAATTACTAAAAATAGCTAAAAGTGAGTTTTATCCAAAAAGAAATTATGGTGCCACTTTAGCCAAATCATCATTAGACAATGATAAAAAAACCGAATTAATCAACTTTATACGTGAATCCAAAGACATTAAAAAAGAAGATGCAAAAGAATTGCTTGAAACTATTAAAAATGAAGTAATTGGAATAGATTAAGTAAAAAAAAGTTTTATAGAATCCATCATCACACCAATTTAAATCAAAATTTGATTAATTAAACCAATTCCAAATGATTAAAACTAGATTTAAATTAAAGATAAAATAAGAATAATGAAAGGATTATTTATCCTTCATTTCCAAATATTTTTTCAAAACTATTTCTGGAGTTTCAATACTGTGATTGTAGCTAGTTGAAAATTCATGAGATTCAAAATCACTTCCAACTTTATTAATTCCCTTTAAAGAAATTACATTACCTTCAATCTTAAACCCAACATCATCTGCTACAACAGAAACTAAATTAATTTCAAGCTCTGACGCTTTTTCTAAAACCTCATTCGCTTTAACATCATACTTTAAGTTTAATGTTTTATGAGGCATTATCTCATTGATTGTCCTTTTAATAACAGAATCAAAAAGATCTAAAAATTTTAAAGCAGGAGGTAAGTTATTAGCCCACCAGTAAGTAATAACAGAATTTAGAACAATATCATGTTCAGAAAAATCATCATACAATCTTGCACGAACACGAACCGTACTATCATCTGCTTTAACTACCAACACTGGACTAACAGCCATCTTATCACAATTATTCTACTAAAGCTTTAATTAAGTCACTTGCTCTTACAAGTCCAACTAAATCTCCTTCAACACCAATTACAGGAATTTGCTCGATGTTTAAGGTTTTCATTTTTTTAGCACAATCTGAAACTTTAGTTTTAGAGTTGGCTACTTCAACATTTCCAACTGCAACATCACTAACAACTTTATCAGCAAATTTTAAACTGTTTTTTTCAATGTATAAAACAGAAGTGCTGTCCCATGACCATTTGTCACCTTCAGTGCCGACTGTTGAACTGTGTTCACTTCTTTCAGAGATGATTTCTATTTCAGAGATAAAATCGGTTTCAGTTAAAATTCCAGACAATTTTGCATCATCATCCAATGCCAAAACAGATTTTAATCCGAATTGATTCATAGTTTCAAAAGCAACATTTAATGGAGCTTTTTCCCAAGTTGTAGGAACAGTAGTAATCATATAATTTTCAACCGCATCATTTACTTCAATTTTGGTTAAAGCTTTAGACACTAAGTCAAAAGATGTGATAATACCAACTAATTCACCGTCATCGTTTACAACAGGAACTCTTCTAACATTATTTTCCATCATTACACGAGCAGCATCCACTACATCATCACCAGGTTTTACGGTGATTAGGTCTCTGCTCATTAGCATTGCAATTTGTTCTTCATCGGGATTATTAATTAAATCAGAACGAGTTACTAGTCCTACTAATATATCAGTATCTTCTTTAACTACTGGAAGTACTGCTTTGTTTTCTTTTCTCATTAAGTCTAAAACTTTTTCACGGTTTCCTGGAACGGAAACACTTACTACATTTTTAGACATTGTTCTTTTAACTAACATAAAAACACCTTAATTAAATACAATAATAAAATGGTAAAATTAATGAACTACGAGCACTGCACATTTGGCTGAATTTACAACCTTGTCTGCTACACTACCCATAATAAATCTATCGAAACCAGATTTACCAGAACTACCCATTACAATCAAGTCAACGGCTTCTTCTTTTGCTACCTCTAAAATAACTTTAGCTGGTGAACCTTCTCTAATCACATGAGTAATTTTTTGATTATCCTCATTTAATTCATCAAATTCCTTAAGATTTTCTTCAGATCTTTCTTTTAGAATTTGATTTAACTGGTATACTTCATCATCCAATGGAAGTCCGTTAACAAAATTATTTTCTGTGACACTCACAGCGATTATTTCAGCTCCACTAACCTTAGATAAAAATAAAGCATGTTTTTGAGCTTTTTTTGCAAATTCTGACCCATCTGTAGGGACCAATATTTTCTTATACATCATTAACATCTCCCATAATATATAGATTTATATCCATGATATTATATGTTAAATTTTTTGTTAATGGTATATAATATATTTTTCGTTTCTAGCCTATTGCATATATTAAGGTAAGGATTTTTAGAAAAAGAATTGAAAACAATAAATTCTGCAAAATCACCCTCTTTTATCAAAGATTTTTGAACAATATCATTAATATCATAATAATTAATATTGGTTGTTGCCATTTTCAAGAGGTCAGCAGGATTAATGTATTGCCTATAATAAACTGACATCACTTTTAATGTGAACTCAAGTTCCCTCAGCATGTTCGGTGAGTTGAGCATTACATTATCACTTCCAAGCAATGGCTTAATATTTAATTTAATCATCTTATTTAACGGAGCCACACCCACATTCAAAGTGGCATTTGCCCTTGGACACACTACTACATTCTGTTTGGATTTGGATACTTCATCCAAATCAATTCCCTTTGGATTTGTTAGATGAACGAGCTGGCTGAAACCTGCCTTAACTCCTTTTTCAATTTCAGTTGATTTGGACTTATTCAAAGATTCTATCT
This is a stretch of genomic DNA from Methanobrevibacter sp.. It encodes these proteins:
- a CDS encoding CBS domain-containing protein, translating into MLVKRTMSKNVVSVSVPGNREKVLDLMRKENKAVLPVVKEDTDILVGLVTRSDLINNPDEEQIAMLMSRDLITVKPGDDVVDAARVMMENNVRRVPVVNDDGELVGIITSFDLVSKALTKIEVNDAVENYMITTVPTTWEKAPLNVAFETMNQFGLKSVLALDDDAKLSGILTETDFISEIEIISERSEHSSTVGTEGDKWSWDSTSVLYIEKNSLKFADKVVSDVAVGNVEVANSKTKVSDCAKKMKTLNIEQIPVIGVEGDLVGLVRASDLIKALVE
- a CDS encoding TfuA-related McrA-glycine thioamidation protein: MTKIIIYTGLSLPFEEAREILDSNDDVEVIYKRPIQRGDLSLALKENPDIIGIIDGVFHQNSAVGHKEILKAINEGIKVYGASSMGALRASELDSLGMTGIGYCYKQYATREIESDDDVAVMLDSETLEPLSIPLISMKYVFTNAVDKNIISETEKEELLKIAKSEFYPKRNYGATLAKSSLDNDKKTELINFIRESKDIKKEDAKELLETIKNEVIGID
- a CDS encoding universal stress protein, with the protein product MYKKILVPTDGSEFAKKAQKHALFLSKVSGAEIIAVSVTENNFVNGLPLDDEVYQLNQILKERSEENLKEFDELNEDNQKITHVIREGSPAKVILEVAKEEAVDLIVMGSSGKSGFDRFIMGSVADKVVNSAKCAVLVVH